One window from the genome of Enterobacteriaceae bacterium Kacie_13 encodes:
- a CDS encoding lipoprotein signal peptidase, which yields MTKPFCSTGLRWLWLAVLVVIVDLGSKFLVMGHFQLGESMPLIPFFNLTYAHNPGAAFSFLADKGGWQRWFFTAIALVIVVVLLVLMYRSSAKQRLNNIAFAMIIGGALGNMFDRMVHGFVIDFIDFYVNDWHYPIFNLADSFICVGAVLVVLEGFLAKPNEAAKSKG from the coding sequence ATGACTAAACCTTTCTGTTCTACCGGACTCCGCTGGCTATGGCTGGCGGTTCTCGTCGTTATCGTCGATCTCGGCAGTAAGTTTCTGGTCATGGGGCATTTTCAGCTCGGTGAATCCATGCCGCTGATCCCGTTCTTTAATCTGACCTACGCTCACAACCCAGGCGCGGCGTTCAGTTTCCTGGCGGATAAAGGTGGCTGGCAGCGCTGGTTCTTCACCGCGATTGCGCTGGTAATCGTGGTGGTTCTGCTGGTGCTGATGTACCGCAGCAGTGCAAAGCAGCGTCTGAATAACATCGCATTTGCGATGATTATTGGTGGCGCGCTGGGCAACATGTTTGACCGCATGGTGCACGGCTTCGTGATCGACTTTATCGATTTCTACGTGAACGACTGGCACTACCCGATCTTTAATCTGGCCGACAGCTTTATCTGCGTCGGCGCAGTGCTGGTCGTGCTGGAAGGTTTCCTTGCGAAACCGAACGAAGCAGCGAAGAGCAAAGGATAA
- the fkpB gene encoding FKBP-type peptidyl-prolyl cis-trans isomerase: MSQQVKHDSAVLVHFTLKLEDGSTAESTRANGKPALFRLGDGSLSDALENQLTGLSVGDKHAFTLSPESAFGTKSPDLVQFFSRRDFQETGVPDVGTIMLFSGRDGNEMPGVVREVTEDSITVDFNHPLAGQHIDFDIEVLEIDPQLEEKHADIAG; encoded by the coding sequence ATGTCTCAACAGGTGAAACATGACAGCGCTGTGCTGGTGCATTTTACGTTGAAGCTGGAAGATGGTTCGACGGCAGAATCTACCCGCGCCAATGGAAAACCTGCGCTGTTTCGCCTCGGCGACGGCAGCCTGTCTGACGCGCTGGAAAATCAGCTGACCGGGTTGAGCGTCGGGGATAAACATGCCTTCACGCTGTCCCCTGAATCGGCTTTCGGTACCAAAAGCCCGGATCTGGTGCAGTTCTTTTCGCGTCGTGATTTCCAGGAAACCGGGGTGCCGGATGTCGGCACCATCATGCTGTTCAGTGGTCGTGACGGCAATGAAATGCCGGGCGTAGTGCGTGAAGTGACAGAGGATTCTATCACTGTCGATTTCAATCATCCGCTGGCGGGACAGCACATCGATTTCGATATCGAAGTGCTGGAAATTGACCCGCAACTGGAGGAGAAACATGCAGATATTGCTGGCTAA
- the ispH gene encoding 4-hydroxy-3-methylbut-2-enyl diphosphate reductase, with protein MQILLANPRGFCAGVDRAISIVERALELYGAPIYVRHEVVHNRYVVDSLRQRGAIFIEQISEVPDGSILIFSAHGVSQAVRAQAKERDLTMLFDATCPLVTKVHMEVARASRKGTEAILIGHAGHPEVEGTMGQYSNPKGGMYLVEAPEDVYKLQVKDENNLCFMTQTTLSVDDTSAIIDALRDRFPKIIGPRKDDICYATTNRQEAVRTLADGADVVLVVGSKNSSNSNRLAELAQRVGVPSYLIDSAADIQESWLKDAKSIGVTAGASAPDILVQDVISKLKTFGGMDVINIEGREENIVFEVPKELRVDVKQID; from the coding sequence ATGCAGATATTGCTGGCTAACCCACGCGGTTTTTGTGCGGGTGTTGATCGCGCCATCAGCATTGTTGAACGTGCGCTTGAGCTTTATGGCGCACCGATTTATGTGCGTCACGAAGTGGTGCATAACCGTTATGTGGTCGATAGCCTGCGTCAGCGCGGTGCGATTTTCATCGAGCAAATCAGCGAAGTGCCGGACGGTTCGATCCTGATTTTCTCTGCGCACGGTGTTTCTCAGGCGGTACGTGCCCAAGCGAAAGAACGCGACCTGACGATGCTGTTTGACGCCACCTGTCCTCTGGTGACCAAAGTGCATATGGAAGTGGCGCGCGCCAGCCGAAAAGGCACAGAAGCGATTCTGATTGGTCACGCCGGTCATCCGGAAGTGGAAGGCACCATGGGGCAGTACAGCAATCCGAAAGGCGGCATGTATCTGGTCGAGGCGCCGGAAGACGTCTATAAATTGCAGGTGAAAGACGAAAACAACCTGTGTTTTATGACGCAAACTACGCTCTCGGTGGATGACACTTCGGCCATCATTGATGCGTTGCGCGATCGCTTCCCGAAAATCATCGGGCCGCGTAAAGATGACATTTGCTACGCCACCACTAACCGTCAGGAAGCCGTCCGAACGCTGGCCGATGGCGCGGATGTGGTGCTGGTTGTTGGGTCAAAAAACTCCTCTAACTCCAACCGTCTGGCGGAGCTGGCTCAGCGCGTCGGCGTGCCTTCTTATCTGATCGATTCTGCGGCGGATATTCAGGAAAGCTGGCTGAAAGATGCCAAAAGCATCGGTGTCACGGCGGGTGCTTCCGCACCGGATATCCTGGTGCAGGATGTGATAAGCAAGCTGAAAACCTTTGGCGGAATGGATGTGATTAACATCGAAGGGCGCGAAGAGAATATCGTGTTCGAAGTGCCAAAAGAACTGCGTGTGGACGTGAAACAGATCGACTGA
- a CDS encoding SMP-30/gluconolactonase/LRE family protein produces MSALFRSDVTAIGDYRAELGETPVWCQRTQSLLWVDILAQRVLRYWPETKKTEIHDLPSVTSAVLMTEKRNQFLLVSQDGIHLYDYESKSRQTLCGYPGAEGTRPNEAAIAPDGSLWFGTLDIKEEKNNGAWFRYESGTEAPEMMLDNVGITNTLVWFEGKVWFADTKKNRFYSANARRINPQKISCFSSGDKSPDGSALAQNGWLLTACWGSKCLLRQQINQGELLTLDTVPVPVTQPSCCTFGGPDMTDLYITSARKNLDTPHALEGALLHVQTSTVGVPQNLFKLQKA; encoded by the coding sequence ATGTCCGCATTATTCCGGTCCGACGTGACCGCCATTGGCGATTATCGAGCCGAATTGGGTGAAACACCCGTCTGGTGCCAGCGCACTCAATCATTATTGTGGGTCGATATTCTTGCCCAGCGCGTTTTGCGTTACTGGCCCGAGACAAAGAAAACTGAAATCCACGATTTACCCAGCGTAACCAGCGCCGTTCTGATGACGGAAAAACGAAATCAGTTTTTACTCGTCTCTCAGGATGGGATCCATCTGTACGATTACGAAAGTAAAAGCCGTCAGACGCTGTGCGGCTATCCCGGTGCAGAAGGCACACGTCCGAACGAAGCCGCTATCGCGCCGGATGGTTCACTGTGGTTTGGCACGCTTGATATCAAAGAGGAAAAAAATAACGGCGCGTGGTTTCGCTATGAATCCGGAACCGAGGCACCAGAAATGATGCTCGATAACGTCGGGATCACCAACACTCTCGTCTGGTTTGAAGGAAAAGTCTGGTTTGCGGACACCAAGAAAAACCGCTTCTACTCCGCTAATGCACGCCGTATAAATCCCCAGAAAATCTCCTGTTTCTCTTCCGGGGATAAATCTCCGGATGGTTCGGCGCTGGCGCAAAATGGGTGGCTGCTCACCGCCTGCTGGGGATCGAAATGTCTGTTACGCCAGCAAATCAATCAGGGTGAATTGCTTACTCTCGATACCGTGCCGGTACCGGTGACGCAGCCTAGCTGTTGTACCTTTGGAGGCCCGGACATGACCGATTTGTACATCACGTCAGCACGCAAAAATCTCGATACACCGCATGCGCTTGAAGGCGCATTGCTGCATGTACAAACGTCAACGGTGGGTGTACCGCAGAACCTATTCAAACTGCAAAAGGCATAA
- a CDS encoding porin, with amino-acid sequence MNFKLNKVTQVATAGLLFGLASFASHAEITLIKQDPQPNDPLSRLQFQVGGSIRPQFQFQNGVKNYKTNGFDGGTRFRFSTDYYLFDDISWINYYELGVNIPALTGWDNHYAAGAHNTSRRMLYTGLKSKTYGQLTFGQQNSVYYDVVGAKTDIWDYDMLAQAPGNGVNGDYDGSYRSRKMLKYKNTFGDADVYASYLFEDSELLTGKNGLRYKRNGGGSVGVDYHITKDLTWGTAYNYTDAEMRNPGDNTSKDYNQSIVGTALSWKPGNWTASFGGGYYHDFLQTGLKNEDHFFAGDAYGLEYFLGYAFPVNQLAVKTIQPYFMGDRLTYVTGRNYQRIDNGLGVSFQLDYGFRVDYEHVFTSSTDNLGDMNLIRLRYDF; translated from the coding sequence ATGAACTTCAAATTAAACAAAGTCACGCAAGTGGCAACGGCTGGCCTGTTATTCGGTCTGGCGTCTTTCGCTTCACACGCAGAAATCACGCTGATCAAGCAAGATCCACAACCTAACGATCCGCTGAGCCGCCTGCAATTCCAGGTAGGCGGGAGCATTCGTCCCCAGTTCCAGTTCCAGAATGGCGTGAAAAACTATAAAACCAACGGTTTTGATGGCGGTACACGTTTTCGTTTCTCTACTGATTATTATCTGTTTGATGATATCAGCTGGATTAACTACTACGAGCTGGGTGTCAATATCCCTGCCCTGACTGGCTGGGATAACCACTATGCAGCAGGCGCGCATAACACCTCCCGCCGTATGCTGTATACCGGTCTTAAAAGTAAAACCTACGGTCAGCTGACGTTTGGTCAGCAAAACAGCGTTTACTACGACGTGGTTGGTGCGAAAACCGATATCTGGGACTACGACATGCTCGCCCAGGCACCGGGCAATGGTGTGAACGGCGACTACGACGGTTCTTACCGTTCACGTAAAATGCTGAAATATAAAAACACCTTCGGCGATGCAGATGTGTATGCCTCTTACCTTTTTGAAGACAGCGAATTGCTGACCGGCAAAAATGGCCTGCGTTACAAACGTAACGGCGGCGGTTCTGTCGGCGTTGATTATCACATCACTAAAGATCTGACCTGGGGTACTGCGTACAACTACACCGACGCAGAGATGAGAAACCCGGGCGACAATACGTCCAAAGACTACAACCAAAGCATTGTGGGTACTGCGCTAAGCTGGAAACCAGGCAACTGGACAGCCTCCTTCGGCGGCGGTTACTACCATGACTTCCTGCAGACTGGCCTGAAAAATGAAGATCACTTCTTCGCGGGCGACGCGTACGGTCTGGAATACTTCCTGGGCTACGCTTTCCCAGTCAATCAGCTGGCGGTCAAAACCATTCAGCCATACTTCATGGGTGACCGTCTGACCTATGTGACTGGCCGCAATTACCAGCGTATTGATAACGGCCTCGGTGTGTCTTTCCAGCTCGATTACGGTTTCCGTGTTGATTACGAGCACGTGTTCACGTCTTCCACCGATAACCTCGGTGATATGAACCTGATCCGTCTGCGTTACGACTTCTAA